ACGAACTGAGGAGTTTGTTGCCAGAAGTTTGAActtcacttttaaaaagtttaacGTGAAACTTTCCGCGTTTAAACTTCGCACAGTTGGTTACTCACGTCATCCAAAAGTTTCCCAGTGAATTTTCAAAAACCCACAGAAAAGAAACTTTTTTTCATCCAGGAAGCTGGCGACATGTTTGGGCACCTGTTTGTGACGTCACATCCCTCAGCGCATGCGCAAACCTCGTGGTTGTCTCCCAGAATGGCGCCATATTTTaacaataatcttttttttgacCTTGGTCATTTTAACCAGAAGTTAGATTTAAATCTATTGATTTATTCAATACTTTTTCTACCAGATTTTATTTTGGGGAGACGACCTCTGCGGAACAATAAACTTGCGATTGAAGGAATCTTCTAACTAAGAGAAGCTGATATAAAGGGACGTTTAAAAACTACTAACTCCATCTTTTCTTGTTATTTAGATTGAGATTCAAAGACCCCTGGTGGCAGACAATTGCATAATGCGCATATAATACAGAATTAATGTAAATGAGCATGTGTAAACTCTTTATTAAATGTATCTTTAGAGTGAATAAGGTTGATCAAACCAAACAATTCTTGGTATTTGGTAGCTGTTCCGTCGTATCACATGAGCCTCCGAAACAGAGTTCGTCCACAGGTTTTGCAATTAAATATGTTGCaatgtgcattttttaaattctagcTGAAAAGTCCAAGTCCTTAAGGTGCGTGgagaaaaatggaaacacattCTGGGAAGATAGGATGGAATAGATGTCatagtgagacagagacaaagacaaaggctCCCACCCTCATATGAAAACAAGACATGACAATCGACACAAGCAGCGCAGCCcacaaatgtgtttgtaatGACTGAGACCCGTCACATCACTGACCATGAAGCATGTAAATAAACTCCCATCTTGTCCCTCGTCCCTCCCAGGCTTTGGTCCATGTGTCCAATGTGATGTCCAGTGGCAGATACCATCAATTGAGGGGGATAGTGTCCAATGAGGTAACAGATCATGCACGTAACTGGATTTGTGTCCAACAGAGACAGTAATATTTCACTCTTACCTCTTCTTCCTGTAAGTCACTAATATTACGCAGGACAGTAATGGACCACTCGTGCTGCGGACTCCTGTGTTCCAGAAATAACACTTTGTTGTAAAAATAATCCAGTTGTAATGTCGGTCAGTCCGACAGTGATGAATTCTTTATGCTTCTAATGATCAAATCTAATCTACCACCGCGTCAGTTTTACTTGTTTGATGGTGTCTTTTGTTCTCGCAGATAGTAGAACACATCGAGAAGAGTTGCAGGTCCCTCACTAATGCTCAGAGACAGCAGCTCGCTGTCACGATGGAGGACATTATATTTCTGCTTCCTGAAGACGTGTCTGTTGTCTTTGATCAATATGGTGAGTTTTGTTTAAACAGTCTTCATTCGCTGAACATTCTTTGAGTAAGAAGAGGATTTCAGGACATTTGAGTTGAAGTATACATCATTCACAACCTGAGCAAAACAAAGTTAAAGCGCTACACaagttaaagcaacactatgttacttgttttctgtttaaatagCAGCCTTCAAAATGAGCTTGATGATTCAAGGACTTAATATaaagaatgtttcctcttttattctcaCTCCTCACCTTGAAAGTCTTGtatatgtaactttggtgagtgggtacgatctcctgtgagaagtgtggaacTGACTGAGAGTCGCAGCTTAAATTCTCAACAGGTTAAGTGTCCTTTAGCGAGGGACATAATCCTTAGCTGTAGATCAGCTCAACGCTTTGGAGGACTCCAGATAGAAATTCCATCAGTCGGTTATAAATGTGTGGCTGTAAAAAGTTTGCTGCTAACTCTTGATTTCATCTCTCACGTCACAGGTAGAAAGTTTATCTTCATCGTCATGAGGTTTTGGCTCCTGTCAACACACGAGGGTCCTGATGACCCAGAGGCCACGCAGATCTTCAAAGTGGCCTCCAGTGAAGACGGCAGCCCGCAGAAGAAAATAACAACTGCTGTCTATGAGTAAGTAAACAGCTTGTTGTCGTCACACAGAGAATGTGTCCAAAAGTATGGATTACCATCAAATCTCAGCTTTGACGTATTCAGATCTTTTTCATGCAGTGTGTGCTGACGCAAATGTTTCATCAGTGATTTGCTCCATGTTCTTTACCAAAGTCTTTTAACTTCATTCCTGCACACTCTGTATTCACAccgaatttatttatttacagaaataattatatatttgcaAAAGTTCAAAGTTTCCTGCAAACCATTTAACATATGGCAAGTCTGTGTTCATGTAACATTATTATCCTCACTGCAAATAATACACtaagaaatagaaatattaatAGTAGCCATCTGTTTGGGTGAAAAGTAAGGaaacaaaaagcagagagagtgaaaatcCTTTGTTTGTAGTCACTTGAAGACTGAAAGTGGAACATTAATTGAGCAGCAGAAGCTTCAACTGTCAGTGTTGATGTAGTTCAACACTTGGAACATGActgaataaaatgttgaatattgCGTAGAAGGCAAAACACACAGCATGTGAGCAAACCTAAAATCACACTGTCTTTTTATTATGTAAAATCCTGATATTGTGTCACGTGTGACTTTAAAGAGCCACTGACATCATTCGCTGctgtgagggggaaaaaaaggaaatgatttCTTTCCCAGTGCACGTCACGGTTAAAGCCTCTTTCCGTTTCCTGTCAGTAATCCGGTTTGTTGTTGGACCACATTGTTGGGTCTATTCTACCTAATGCCCACCTATCTAGTTGGCCAGATTCTCCTGCCTATTGTTTCAGGTCTTAGAATCGCCTGAGAAAGCCTATTAAACTTCAAATGTTATGCCagaggctggaaaaaaaaaagacagtttgGCAGAACACGGAAGGTATTTTCAGAATCCTCTCATTAACTTTCAAGGTGAGACGAGAAGCAAAACTTAGTTTGAATGTCAGTGTTAGTCAGTCTGCATTTATCACTTTAAATAAACCTTTACTAATAAAGCAGGATTCTCTTGAAATTTCAAGAGAGAGTAAAATATCTCGGCTCCTCTTAAACACGTCTTCCTCTTTTCCATCTAGATTCCATCGAGAGCTAACGAGGGGGGCGTCTCCTGACTGGACGGTCACAACAGTTTGGCACTGGCACTGGACACTGGCTAAATAATTAAACTCAACTCTGTGAGACATTTGCCACTTGTCATGGACGCCACAGCAGCAAATTTAACTTATGTATCCCTGAAAGACAAAGCGAGCAGCAGACTAAAGAACTGGACCCAAAGCCACAGCACTGAAGCAGTTGAGACTTCAGAACTCAATACATGAACCAGTCCTCCCACTTGAATTTCATCCTGCAGTCCTTCAATGCCTCTTAAAGACTTTCCTCCACTGATTTTACGCAGGTGAAAGACCTCTGAAATATCCTTGTCTTTAGCTAAGATACATGGACAGAATGATGAGGTCATTGGAGGAAGACTTACTCCATTTTCCTGAAAGTCTCTGAATGTGTTgccaagaaaataataaaaaagaaaatatgccCAGGCTCTTTCTGTAGCTTTCAAGCTAAATCTCAGTCTTCCTTCAGAAATGGGAGTTGGCTTATGACCCAGTATTTCATCAAGTGACGCACAGTAATCATCCTCATTACAACTGTCAAACATTgccccctctctcctcatcaaCACCATTCCAACAATAAGCCACGCTGACATTGCACCAATAAACTACTGGACTATATAAACATTGTGATGGTTAGAATGGCTACAACCTGTTTCATGAAGGAAATGTCAATATAGTACATGTTGTCCTGTGTGGACAGTTTTAGGAGCTATGGCCTAAATTAaagtatatttttcatttaaataacctAATTAATGGTGAAATAAACAGTAAATGGATTAggatgagaaagaaaatgtatattgtcCACACGTTCCCCAAGTTAGCAACAGTTTGATAAAATTGTTTCTGACCTCAGCGCCGACAGGATGTTTTAAAAGCTTGTATTCCACAACCGTATTCCTCATGTGATTCATGAAACATATAAGGGACCAGATATATTAGTATTCTGCTACTTGTGATAAGAAGCGGAGTGAAACAAGATAATCCATTTTCCATAGCAGGCAGGAGGGGGCGTAAGTTCTGGTGCACGGTTGTCTACGAATGAATGTTCAAGCAAGTACTTTAATGGGTCGTCAAGAAATCACAACACGAGTCTTATACCAAGTGGAAGTAGTTGTATAGCATCGCTGCGAGCGAGAATGACAAATTCTCCCAGAAAAACCCTCCACCTGTTTCACTAACTCAGACGCAGCCTGTGTGTCACAGTCACTGCCAGAGACGTGTCACTTGTCACAGACGTCACGTCTGAATGCTGCGTGTCATCCGATTCTGTTAAAGCTCGCTGCAATATTATTAATGTTGACACGATATCTGACAAACAGAGAGGATTCTGTCATTAGCGGCCGCTAATTCATGCATAATGAAACACGCTGAGGATTATTCTAATGTTCCTGCATAGTAATGTGTGGTCTGTGGAAGTTTGCGTGGGGGTTTTTTGGTTCCAGTCGAGCATCTTGCGGAGTCATAATGAGATTAAGTGAGTGCGGTTAGCTTAGCACATGTCAATATGCTCATGGATATGGTGAGAGCACATTAAACAATTTGCCACGCCTGTGCATCACTCAGTTTAATGgaaattaacacaaaaacaagtggTGAATGTACAAAcgctaatgtttttttattagttattttactgttttgtaATGTTCTGACATGTGGATCGGTAAAGGCTGCGTGCCAACATGTTTCATTAATCTGGTTAGCGAGACAAATTACCAGCAATTCCTCATATCTTCTTTAGTCTGTATGTATCTCAGCTCCAAGAACGCATAAATTAATTGtatcatctctgtcagactAATTTAAAGGTTGATTAATAGAATTACAAGATAAAtatgcttaaaaaaaaatcaaacctaATACGCTGTCAGAACAAATGATAAAGGTACAGAGAACAGCAACAGTCTCACAGGCTGTTATTAAGTCCAACGCAATCAATTAAAGctttaacacacacaagagCTTAGGTGCAACAACAAAAGATGTCACGTTGCCTTCAACAAAAAGAAGCTGAAATGTTGACACAACAAATGAGCTCTGTCTATACATGGAACTGTATCTTTCATTGggcaaaataatttaaaagtaaaaaaaagagccTGTACTCCCGATAAACTCGACCGATCTCAAGTCTGTCTCAGCGTCAATGATGAAGTCAACCAATTTTAAAGCATCACGACAGACTAATTAAAATCAGACTTATTGGCAACGTGTACCATTGACTcattagtttggtccatgccccatttgctaacatggaggaggtggggtttgccaccaaccaccagggggcagtcaagatgctttggtttcactttaatGTCACTGTAAATATTCATGATAACTTAATTATGGACataaacacagtaaaacacacatttgttacaTGAAAACGCTGAAGATATGAACCTGGTTGTCTTCAGAAGGTTGATTTGTATCTGTAGAATAAACCTGATCAACACAACTGACAGACGACGAGTCCTCGAGGATGAGAACACGACAACAAACACCTCAAAGTTATGAGGCGCAGCTCAGTTCTCCACCAAATCATCACATGCAACCAACTTGATGGTGTAAGATTTAAGCTAACGTATTGAAAAATGTATAACAGGTGCAGTGTGTCTTTTCAAATaaccttctttttttaatgggtGCTCTGCCAGAAACTGCTGCGTGGCTTCCAGCGGAttcatgaaagaaaaggaaaggcaGCACTCCAAAAAACCATAATCCAAAAAATAGGTCGAGAGGAAGCTCAGATAAAGCCTCATATGACAAGACACATTAGTCTGATGGTAgccattaaaaatgtttctttttttttttttttaaataagttttACGCAGTGTTGCTTTCCTCCATGGTTTCAGCCTCCAAACTCAAACATTTTGGAGGGTCAGAGTTTTTACTACAAGCGAGAGAAAACTATTGAGATATCGACTGAAATATGGGGAAGCATTGTACCATTAAAAAACATCCTCAGTATCACATGGCTTTTATTTCCTTAAGAACGTTGCGCACAACCTCGACACAAACCTCCCCGTCTGGCTGCCTCATTGACGCCAGATTCCAGGCCTCctcaaatgtttcctctgaaatACTCACGCCCACATTCCTGAAGATCTCTGCGATCTGTGAACAAGAGGATTAAACTGTCAGTAACAAAACCAACTTTAAAGAGGTTACGTGTATCACGATGAGATTTATGCCTTTTGCTGTATTCTATTCAGATCCAAGGGCACTAAGGCCGTGAGTGTTGTAAATGTCAATCTGGAAAAAGACCTGAACAAATATGAAACAGGCAGGTGATGGAAAACTTTCCCTAGACAAATATCAACAAGTAAAAAGTTTAATCTCTTCATAGGTTAATAATTGAAACAAGAAGGTTAGGCAGAGAGGACTCACACACAAAGGCCGGGCACATCCAATTAACAAAACCTTATTTCACGCAAGCCacatgaattaataataataataataaaagtatgtGCTGAAATTTCTATGAAGcctgtgtaaataaatacagactatttatTTTGAGCTGCTTCAGATAAAAGTGTGTGCCAAGAGACTGTCGCACAGTGTAGCTGTAATTAACAATTCAACTAATGACTAGCGACATAAAAGACAAGGACACGGCTGCAAATTCTCCTGACTTCTTTTATCTAAATGGCtgttaaagtaaaaacagaCTGAAGACTGTGAAATATCTGGAAACAGACTTTTCCCAGGCAGATATTTAGATTTGTTGAACATTGGAGTTATTAATAAGATTAAAGATAGTTGTGTTGATCTTGACGGATCCAAGGCGCTGCCTATAACTGGCTGACTTACTGAGACGCCCACGTTAAACAGATTCTTCATTAATGTTGTTGTTAACATCTGTGCTTTCCCGCTTTGACAGGAAGAAAATAGTCTGTTGTGAAAAAAGCATATTACACTAACATCTGTCTCATTCAACACCAATTCATTTTCCAGAAAGGTCAATAAGGACACTAATAAAACGACTCACCCTTAATCATACACGGATCAGAGACGTAAAAAGTAGACCCTGCCATTTTGACCTCCCCTCTATCTACTCAgttgtattcatttttttatttaagttcaCTACACCAGATGCTTACCTCCTCCTTGGTGCGAGGACAGAAAAAGTGTTCCTTGTGAACACCTTGCAGGGCGTGAACTGACGGATTCAGAAGATCTGCAACCGAGGATTCATCACCGTAGTTGCTGGTGTCGCTGACTCTCGCGATGCGCGGAGCTGGAAGGTCTGAGCGCACAGACGGGATCCCATATGTGCGAGTGTCTATGTGAGAGAGACCAGATGATAAGTAAGGATTTTTATTAGATGGGAATGAAGGAAATGTAAATAAGTTAATTTAGCACTTATGAATATTACATAACTGTTACACATCagtcaaaagaaaacagatgtcTGCAACTACGCTTTAATTTACACAATTACGCCTCGAAAACCAGCATGAAAGTATCAGGCGGTGATACTAATGAACTACAACGGCCATGATCGTGTCTGTATGATGATATTTGTTTACCAGTGGCTTGATTTCATATTACTGCACTGTGCACATTCTGTTTTCACCCATAAATTCTACTTAATGGGTCTcaaatgagatgaaaaatgtcaaactgtgaaacattttatctgttattttatctttatatcaTCAGAAAATGTCTATTGCTGATTTACTTGTTGTGACAGGATGGTCACTGATTGCCCCTAAGATggaagaggaggtgatgaaGTGGTCTGGGGCTGCTCTGGGTCGCCTCAGGGTCCTGACAGTCATCTGTGAGCTTCCTGGTGCTACAGGCTCCAGGTCTTCAGGTTGAATCAAGGCCTGAGTGGCAGGAAGCTGTTCTGATTGTGACAGAGACTTCCTCTCTATGTTGGCTGGAGACATGAGACACAAAATCAGATCCCTGAACATGAGCCTGCAGGTAGACTCTGCATCACCCTGATGTACGATACCAAatgaattttgttttattccagttCTAATTCAGGACCTGAGCAAgggaattaaaatgaatataagtGCAAACGTGAAGCAAAGTGATGATTTAACTGACCATTTGTTATGATGCGTTGATCCTGAGCGTTGATTGGCATCTTGTCTTTCCAGTTGAGGAAGTTAGCAAACTCCAGGAAGTTAATGTGTCCGTCCTTGTCTGTGTCACAGTTATCAATCAGGTCATCCAGGACCGGCTCACCAACATCCAGCTGGAACTGAGAGCACACCGCCTGTAGGTCGTCTCTGTCAATCATCCCCTTTCCGTTCTGGTGATTTACATAAAGAGATTCACGTGAAAAGTTTTGTTTGAGAGTGAGACGAGAAGTTTTATGGAACTATTGTTACTTGATCACATGTCTTAaccttttaatttaattttaatttagtcTTAATCTTTATATACGGTCTATGGTCTTAACACCATTGTCACGTCACTAGATTCATCTCAAAGCTTGCAACTAGACTCTCTCACAGCAGATCACCTCGTCAGTGCCGTCAAACAAAGGTGTGACCGTTGGATATTGGTCACTGGCCAATATCATCAACATGCCAGGGTCAAAATGCAAAGCAGGATTTGAATTAATGACACAAGTTACAGCTGTGTAGCCTGTGACAAGAGAAATGTTCACTGAGAGACGAGGCTATGGTGAAATACGTGTTTGACAAAACACTAAACACTGGATTTTGTCAGGTAACATGAGTGCAATTAGTTAgatgattatatatttttattgatgaatcacctttcaaaacacagttacaaagtgctttacaaattaaattaaagaagtCTGAGGagtcaaaatacacattagCACCATTGTGTTAAAGTGTCACCCTGCCAGTCGTACCTTGTCATAATGTCTGAACGCCTGTAGCAAGGAGGGAAAGTTCTGGAAATTGATCTTCTTGAGTTGGTGTTGCACTGCGTTGACCAGGCTGCGCTGCAGGACTCGACCCCTCACGTACGTCCCTGGCTCCGTTGAGTGGATTACTTCTGCAGCACCTGTGCAAGAAGCAGGCAAGATGCTGTTGTCTTGAACCAAAATAAACATCAGCATATTTTAGTATATTCAAATGTGTAATCcacaaattaatttaaactCAACCAAACTCATCCAGGGGCATGGGCATTCCAAAGGTGTGATCTGGTGAGACATTCAGGGACGTTTTTCTCCTGGAACAATGAGTTTTATGAGAGGATTAAGAAGTGGAACAATGGTAGTTGGGTTGGTTGGAAGAAGTGTGACACTTACATCTTGTCAGCTTTGTCAGTTTTTTGCTGCATCCTGTCCTTGTCCCAAGATCTTGTCCAAACAGTCTTTGGATCGTAAaacctaaaaaataaaatgtatgcatggtgagttaattaattaattaattttagaATTACTATATGGATACAGAGTTTAATTAgaatcaacaacaaaacacttgGTCTGTGCCCACTCTATTTTCACACTCACTTCCGTGACTCCCCGATCCAGCAGAGAGATTTGCCAACAGTGCGGCCATCGTTATAATGAGGTGTGACGATCCCAAACCTGCTGTCTTTACTGTCGTGAGTCCAGTCGTACTTCCTATCGATCCGCTCACCTGGAGTGGTAGAGGAAATTTATTTTATAGTGGTGAGAGCagactttacatttaaaaaactataaattaaactcaacaaacaaaaagttgGTAGTAAAAGTATACGCTTTATGAATGATATGATCTCTCTTACCGACATAATAGGCATCGTGGCTGTGGACATAAGTTTCATGCCCCTCCTGAGcttccctctccacctcctcagctGTTTTTGGAGGGTTGATAATCTCCCCCACATCAAAATCTGGACAACAAGGaatgagagaaggagaagatcaATATTTGCTTCTTTGTGTCTTACCAAACCTAAATctatttccctctttttttaaaatggtgTCAGCGATTGCCTTACTTGAGGTCACACACACCTTTAACTGTTTTAACACCAAAGGTAGTCTCTTCATTAGACCAGGTAGGAAGTGCAACATGCTGATCACGTGATCTGCCCAAAGAAGCTGCTTCACTGAGTTCTTGTAGCTTGTGTTGGAACACAGTCTTTGGGGGAGGATTTATCAAACTTCCGGCCTGTTGGAGTCACATGCAAATTACAAATGTAGATATTTGTAAAgtccataaaaacaaaaactgactACACTACAATAATAgtgtttgtcttcttttcttaaAAATGATCCTTTAGCTatatcaacacattttgaatcAGGCATTGAGTAATTAATCAGGACCAACTTAAAATATCAACATGTTTTAGTCTTACACTCAGCTCAGGCATTTGTTTAAAGAGCTGTGTATTGTATTGTCCCTTTAACCCctaatgaggtgtgtgtgtgtgtgtgtgtgtgtgtgtgtgtgtgtggtactgaCACTGAGAGATGATTTGGTCCTGATGCCATGAACAAGAGTGCTGGCAACATCTGGATCGTTCGCCTTCCCTGGGTGCACTCTGACAGCTCCTGG
This region of Paralichthys olivaceus isolate ysfri-2021 chromosome 13, ASM2471397v2, whole genome shotgun sequence genomic DNA includes:
- the LOC109642222 gene encoding m-AAA protease-interacting protein 1, mitochondrial — protein: MQRIVGLAASLEIGGLAACRPGLCAWRTGPSDRQQPVLQRQWAGTTARPARPFTGAAGRVLCGRRAVFVGQKLRLFSSQPGADGPAGSSGGKPAISVVGIPDTLTWIRCKVVMYLVYLYFELDLNSAEFDRGVKQALVHVSNVMSSGRYHQLRGIVSNEIVEHIEKSCRSLTNAQRQQLAVTMEDIIFLLPEDVSVVFDQYGRKFIFIVMRFWLLSTHEGPDDPEATQIFKVASSEDGSPQKKITTAVYEFHRELTRGASPDWTVTTVWHWHWTLAK
- the efhb gene encoding EF-hand domain-containing family member B isoform X1, giving the protein MTDPEEHVETHAPAAGKLIPAGDRAESCLQQGTRPSTPPLVQKFRIQPEPGAVRVHPGKANDPDVASTLVHGIRTKSSLSAGSLINPPPKTVFQHKLQELSEAASLGRSRDQHVALPTWSNEETTFGVKTVKDFDVGEIINPPKTAEEVEREAQEGHETYVHSHDAYYVGERIDRKYDWTHDSKDSRFGIVTPHYNDGRTVGKSLCWIGESRKFYDPKTVWTRSWDKDRMQQKTDKADKMRKTSLNVSPDHTFGMPMPLDEFGAAEVIHSTEPGTYVRGRVLQRSLVNAVQHQLKKINFQNFPSLLQAFRHYDKNGKGMIDRDDLQAVCSQFQLDVGEPVLDDLIDNCDTDKDGHINFLEFANFLNWKDKMPINAQDQRIITNANIERKSLSQSEQLPATQALIQPEDLEPVAPGSSQMTVRTLRRPRAAPDHFITSSSILGAISDHPVTTNTRTYGIPSVRSDLPAPRIARVSDTSNYGDESSVADLLNPSVHALQGVHKEHFFCPRTKEEIAEIFRNVGVSISEETFEEAWNLASMRQPDGEVCVEVVRNVLKEIKAM
- the efhb gene encoding EF-hand domain-containing family member B isoform X2 encodes the protein MTDPEEHVETHAPAAGKLIPAGDRAESCLQQGTRPSTPPLVQKFRIQPEPGAVRVHPGKANDPDVASTLVHGIRTKSSLSAGSLINPPPKTVFQHKLQELSEAASLGRSRDQHVALPTWSNEETTFGVKTVKDFDVGEIINPPKTAEEVEREAQEGHETYVHSHDAYYVGERIDRKYDWTHDSKDSRFGIVTPHYNDGRTVGKSLCWIGESRKFYDPKTVWTRSWDKDRMQQKTDKADKMRKTSLNVSPDHTFGMPMPLDEFGAAEVIHSTEPGTYVRGRVLQRSLVNAVQHQLKKINFQNFPSLLQAFRHYDKNGKGMIDRDDLQAVCSQFQLDVGEPVLDDLIDNCDTDKDGHINFLEFANFLNWKDKMPINAQDQRIITNANIERKSLSQSEQLPATQALIQPEDLEPVAPGSSQMTVRTLRRPRAAPDHFITSSSILGAISDHPVTTNRRDLQECGREYFRGNI